The Candidatus Hydrogenedentota bacterium region CGCCCAGCTTATGTGTCCAACACGCTTGTCCCGTCTCCGCGTCGACGCAATGCACCACTCCATCGCAATCACCGATGAATACAAGTCCATTGGAAACCGCGGGCGTCGAACAACAGAATATGCTCATCGGATACGACCAAATCTCTCCTGTGGACGTGATGTCGCCGGTCTTGCTTGCGTCAATGCACTTCAGCCAGGACTGCTCTTTCCCCCACCAGATATCGCCGCCCACCGTCACGTATACACGTCCATTCAGAATGACCGGCATGCTTTCGATCACGCTCGGGCTTTCCTTGCGATTGCTGAGGTAGTTGGCCACATTTTCTTTTGGGGCGGTCGGATCGCAATCGAACTTCCACACCCGATTGAGTGTCTTCAGCTCCGCTGGCGCAACACCCTGCTGCAACGCATCGAATGCATAACAAACGCCATCTGGCCCACCGAAAATGATGAGCCTCTTACCATTCACTTCGCCCAGCGCCGGCGGCGACCACGTCGCGTGGAACGTGAGCGGTCCGAGGTGCTCTCCGTCGCGCGCAAGCACCTTCCCCGACGCCTTGTCCAGCACCACCAGGCTCGGCGCATCGGGTTTGCGAATCACTTTGTGCGTATTGTCTACCCCGTTTCCCGAGTTGAGGTACAGCTTGTCTCCGTCTATCAGAATCGACGAGTGCGCCCCGTCGTGCGGATACATGCCCACCGCTGTCGGCAGGTCCACCAGCCAGATAATGTCGGCATCCGTGGCCGTCACCTCCAGCGGCTCGGTACCCGCGGGAACCATGTGCTTGCCCTCGTCCAAGAATGGCCCGTCGTTTCCGTTCGCCTGACCATCCATATCGAGACACACAATCTCGAAACGGTTTGTCATGATATAGGCGCGATTCCCCTCCACCGTCGCCGCGGAACACATCCCGATCATTGGCCAATCCAGGTAATTATCTCCTCCGATGCGAGGCGACGCGAGCTGCCATACCAGACTTCCGTCCGCTTCGTTTAGACACAGCAGAACCGCGCAATCCGCTGTGTTGCGCGTATCCCGGGGCGCTTCATTGTTTCCCCCTATGAGTACCTTGCCGCCCGCAATAACCGGCGAACCATACGCATTGCCGCCCAGCGGCGCAGACCACTTCACGTTTGCGCCGGTCTCCAAATCGAAACTGGACGGAAGCCCACTTTCGCTTGAGACCATGTTTCGCGAGAATCGTTCACCCCATTGCGGGCGATCGTCTGCGCTTGCTAAGCGCGTACCGTGAAAAAACATGGCCAGACTGATCACTGCACCTGTGCAGATTAGACTTCGACAGTCATTCATTCTTCACCCCCTGCAAGTCCTCACGTTCGATTGACTATGGCCTAGATAAGGGGTAATTGGCAAGAAATGGTGCCTTGTCTTCCAGTTCGTGTGTCGATAGACTAGATGTCATGGAGAGAAGACTAGCAGTCACCAATCACGCCGCACAGGCCGAAGCGGACCGGGCTTACTGGATAAGCTGTACCCCCGAGGAGCGTCTTGATGCGGTAGAATTGCTCCGTATCGAGGCAGGGAAGTTCCTATATGAATACCCATCCCGACTTCGAAGAGTTGTTTCAGTTACTCGAAAAGCACCGCGTTGATTACATGATTGTCGGGGGGTACGCCGTCGCATATCACGGATACCCACGCTTCACCAAAGACTTAGACATCTTCTATGATTCCTCGCTAGAAAACATCGAACGAATTCGTCATGTCCTGTTGGAGTTTGGATTTGAGCCAAATGACCTCTCCGAAAAGACCTTTTCCGAAAAGGGCGCAATCATTACGTTCGGTGTAGCTCCAAGCCGAGTCGACTTTCTCAACGATATCGATGGAGTACAGTTCTCTGCTGCGAAAAAACAAACTGTCCGCGGCAAGTACGGAAAGGTCCATGTGTCATTCATTAGTCTGGATGACTTGATCAAAAACAAACGCGCCACCTTGCGCTCTCAAGACAAAGTGGACGCGGATGAATTGGTTCAGATTCGAGATCGGTGTACTCGTCAATAGTGGCAGCAGAGTCGGCTACTCGCTAGGAGCACTGAAGCCCGCCATATTAGCGTTTCCGAGGAAACTTCTTGTCGAGCACCAAATTCCACTCGTCAACCTGCGCCTGCGTCTTGCTGAACAAGCCGCTTGTGTCGCCTTCGATGTCGATACGCTCGATTCGGTCATTCTGCGCAATCTTGTCCACGACTGCCTGGTCGGACGCGTCAACAACCGCGCCAAACACCGTGTGTTTGCCGTCGAGCCAATCTGTCGGTACGTGCGTGATGAAGAACTGGCTGCCATTTGTACCCGGGCCTGCGTTCGCCATCGACAAAATGCCCGGCCGGTTGTGTTTAAGGGCAGGAGTACACTCGTCTTTGAACTTGTAACCTGGTCCCCCGGTTCCCGTACCCAGTGGGCATCCTCCCTGGATCATGAACTTTGCGATAACCCTATGAAACGTAAGGCCGTCGTAATAGCCCCTTTGCGCCAGATTCACGAAGTTGGCAACCGTCACGGGTGCCTGCTCCGCAAAGAGTTCGATTCGAATAGTGCCTTTGTTCGTTTGAATGGTAGCCTGCATGGTTGTTGGTCCTCCGATGCTCATCCTAACACATCGCCACCCCGTTCTTTGAATTCGACGTACCCGAATACTCTTCGTGCTTCGTGGCATCCAGCAACGTTGCCCACAGTGCGCACGCACAGTGTGCTTGACATCCCTGTCCTCCAAAGCGCATATAGGCATCTGTTTTTCCCGAGACCGTAAAAGGAGATTCTCATGTCCGCGACGATTATTCCCCTCAGCGAGCTTAAAGACTGGGCAGGCCGCGAACTCGGCGTGTCCGATTGGCACGATATTACGCAACAAGATGTGAATACGTTTGCCGATGTAACCCACGATCATCAATGGATTCACGTTGATGTCGAGCGCGCCAAACGCGAATCGCCCTTTGGCGGCCCCATCGCGCACGGCTACTTTACACTCTCCCTGATTCCCCACCTTACGGCTTCCATCTGGGACGTTTCCGGCACGTCAGCCGCTCTCAACTACGGCCTCAACAAGCTCCGATTCCCAGCGCCTGTTCTCATAGGAACGCGCATTCGCGCACGCGCCGTACTTGACTCCGTCGACGGCCTCCCCGGCGGTGGGGCTCAAACCCAAGTGACGATTACCATCGAATCGGAAGGCGGCTCCAAGCCCGTCTGCGTTGCCGAGGCACTCTTCCGCTACTACGGATAGAAAGGGACGCTCGTCGAATATGCGCCGTGATGACCTGCCCGCCCTACTAAGTGGTACGCCTATCATCACGCAGCCCTTCGTTCCCTTTCCTCGTACGTTGGGGAACGAACTCGACGAAGTTGCTGGCGTGCTCAGTTCAGACAACTGGCTCCATGCGTCCGCGACTCAACGCTTCGAGAAACAATTCGCCGGCTATATCGGCGCGCGCCACGCCGTCGCGGTCAACACCGGCGGTATGGCACTGCAAATGGCAATTCGCGCCCTCGGAATCGGACCCGGCGATGAAGTCCTCATGCAAGTCGACGCGTGTATTGCCGATGCATTCGCCGTCTTCAACGCCGGGGCCGTGCCCATCTTTGCGGACAGCGACCCAGAGACGTTCATGCTCAATCTCGATTCCGCCGAAGCGACCGTCGGTCCGCGCACCAAGGCCATAATCGCAATACATATGTGGGGCCGCCCGGAAAACATGGACGCCGTGGCTGAGTTCGCCCGCAAACACAGTCTTATCCTTATCGACGATGCGTGTCTCGCATGCGGCGCGGAATGGCGCGGCAAAAAAGTCGGCACGCTCGGACAAGTCGGCATCTTTTCTTTCGGAAGCATGAAACCACTTCAAGCCGGCGGCGGCGGGGCCATTGTGACGAACGACGACGGTCTCGCGAACGCCTTGCGCGCGTCACGCGCCTGGGGCGACGCGGTGGACATTACCGGCATCAGCGATCAAACCGAACTGGCCTGGAACGGCCGCATCTCGGACATTCTCTCTGCGGTGCTTCTCGGACAGTTGGCAGGCTATCCAGCACACCTGAAAACTCTCCAGGACGGTGCGTCCAAGTTGGAGCACCTCATTTCCGGCATTCCAGGCATCCGTATCATGGACCACGACGCGCGAATCACGGCCCAGGCGCACACACAATTCCTTTTCAAGATCGACGAACAGATAGTGGGGTTCTCGCAAAACACCTTGGCTACCGCGCTCGAGGCTGAAGGAATCCCTACTGTTTGGCACAGTGCATTTCAGCCCGTAACTACGCTCTCATTCTTCGAGTCCGAACGCTGGCGTACCTGGGCCGTCGGGCACACCAATCCCAAACGCCTCGCGCACAATTACTCCCGCCCCTACCCCGGAGCCGACCGCAGTTTCTACCACACCGGCATGAGCATCGGACGTACCGTCCTCTGCAGTGGCGACGAAGCTATCCATCAAACCGCCGCCGCTATCAAACGCATCTGCGCCAACTCGGAAGCACTCCGCGCATGGGAATCCGCCAATCCCTGACTCTCAGTTGTTTGCCCACATCTCCGATCTCCAATGCCTCTT contains the following coding sequences:
- a CDS encoding MaoC family dehydratase — translated: MSATIIPLSELKDWAGRELGVSDWHDITQQDVNTFADVTHDHQWIHVDVERAKRESPFGGPIAHGYFTLSLIPHLTASIWDVSGTSAALNYGLNKLRFPAPVLIGTRIRARAVLDSVDGLPGGGAQTQVTITIESEGGSKPVCVAEALFRYYG
- a CDS encoding PQQ-binding-like beta-propeller repeat protein, giving the protein MNDCRSLICTGAVISLAMFFHGTRLASADDRPQWGERFSRNMVSSESGLPSSFDLETGANVKWSAPLGGNAYGSPVIAGGKVLIGGNNEAPRDTRNTADCAVLLCLNEADGSLVWQLASPRIGGDNYLDWPMIGMCSAATVEGNRAYIMTNRFEIVCLDMDGQANGNDGPFLDEGKHMVPAGTEPLEVTATDADIIWLVDLPTAVGMYPHDGAHSSILIDGDKLYLNSGNGVDNTHKVIRKPDAPSLVVLDKASGKVLARDGEHLGPLTFHATWSPPALGEVNGKRLIIFGGPDGVCYAFDALQQGVAPAELKTLNRVWKFDCDPTAPKENVANYLSNRKESPSVIESMPVILNGRVYVTVGGDIWWGKEQSWLKCIDASKTGDITSTGEIWSYPMSIFCCSTPAVSNGLVFIGDCDGVVHCVDAETGQACWTHKLGGDIWGSPLVADGKVYIGSRNKKMCILSATRELQVLATVELPAPTASTPAAANGVLYVNTLNMLYAIKSEG
- a CDS encoding peptidylprolyl isomerase; this translates as MQATIQTNKGTIRIELFAEQAPVTVANFVNLAQRGYYDGLTFHRVIAKFMIQGGCPLGTGTGGPGYKFKDECTPALKHNRPGILSMANAGPGTNGSQFFITHVPTDWLDGKHTVFGAVVDASDQAVVDKIAQNDRIERIDIEGDTSGLFSKTQAQVDEWNLVLDKKFPRKR
- a CDS encoding nucleotidyltransferase family protein; protein product: MNTHPDFEELFQLLEKHRVDYMIVGGYAVAYHGYPRFTKDLDIFYDSSLENIERIRHVLLEFGFEPNDLSEKTFSEKGAIITFGVAPSRVDFLNDIDGVQFSAAKKQTVRGKYGKVHVSFISLDDLIKNKRATLRSQDKVDADELVQIRDRCTRQ
- a CDS encoding DegT/DnrJ/EryC1/StrS family aminotransferase, with the protein product MRRDDLPALLSGTPIITQPFVPFPRTLGNELDEVAGVLSSDNWLHASATQRFEKQFAGYIGARHAVAVNTGGMALQMAIRALGIGPGDEVLMQVDACIADAFAVFNAGAVPIFADSDPETFMLNLDSAEATVGPRTKAIIAIHMWGRPENMDAVAEFARKHSLILIDDACLACGAEWRGKKVGTLGQVGIFSFGSMKPLQAGGGGAIVTNDDGLANALRASRAWGDAVDITGISDQTELAWNGRISDILSAVLLGQLAGYPAHLKTLQDGASKLEHLISGIPGIRIMDHDARITAQAHTQFLFKIDEQIVGFSQNTLATALEAEGIPTVWHSAFQPVTTLSFFESERWRTWAVGHTNPKRLAHNYSRPYPGADRSFYHTGMSIGRTVLCSGDEAIHQTAAAIKRICANSEALRAWESANP